TCAGAAATGACAATGCCCATAatgtctgtccaccaatggccatgctccagtcATTCTCTGTGAGAATCAGAAATGACAATGCCCATAatgtctgtccaccaatggccatgctccagtcATTCTCTGTGAGAATCAGAAATGACAATGCCCATAatgtctgtccaccaatggccatgctccagtcATTCTCTGTGAGAATCAGAAATGACAATGCCCATAatgtctgtccaccaatggccatgctccagtcATTCTCTGTGAGAATCGACAGTGATCAAAGGCAgcggaaagatcaaggaggattaggatagagtaatggccgtgagatttagcagcaattaaatcgttggatactttggtcacagctgtttcgacagaatgaccagcacAGAATCCAggctgaagggggtcaagcagagagttggatttgagaaagtcagtcagtcgtacacaactctctcgaggatcttggaggcaaatggcagcgatatagggcggtagttggatggggagttggggtcaaggctgggctttttcagaattggggttacagttgcatgtttgaagggtgagggaaaagTGCCAaatgaaagggagagattgaaaattttagtgagagggagACAAAGGAATAGGATTGAGGAAACAGCTGATGGGGCGGGAGGACCTGAGCAgatcagaaacctcttctgctgtagcaggtgcaaatgcgTGTGGAATCAAAGAAAAGCTGTAGTAAGAAGGCCAGCATCCATGACTTTTATAAATttgcttaaagggattctccattgccaggaaaacaatcccctTTTACTGACACTAGAGGATCCTggagtctccccctcccccccccccctccacgtcgctaaaggggttaaaacgactgtctcccggctctgggtcagactccgcccacgctcctctgccagcggggggagacctaatgtgcatgcgcgtattacaacttcccataggaaagcattattcagtgctttcctatgggacttCCAGCGACGCTATGGGTGGATTATGCACCAGAGCTATACATGCCCATATTCTGTAAGCATTACCAGGTTAGGTATtgtatgcctttaaccccttaaggaccaaacttctggaataaaagggaatcatgacatgtcacacatgtcatgtgtccttaaggggttaaatatttttggCTTTTAAGTATAAAATGCTTCACCATGCCCTGAGCTAATTTTACCCATGTGTTATGATAGACCACAGGTAAGATGGGAGCATACTTAAAATGGTATATTAGAGCAGTGGGATGCAGATTTTTGAGTAACCACTCCCTCTAGTGGTTAAAAAGAAatatagtttgtgtgtctgtgtgaacacTGCAACACACCACAATTTAAAGAAAGCAAGTCACTATTAAATAAGTCTTTGTTATatatcctgatacttgcttacaaatctgctCTCagctacttatcctcactaatacacaaatatgtcctgtctaggcctctacgctctgccggagacctacgtctaacctctgttcgtactcctaccttctatggaacgcccttcccctctctgttagactttcacccaatcttcactccttcaaaaaatcttaaaCTTATTTCTTTAGAAAAGCATATTATTTAAACTGAACAGCTTtctctccccgcaccctgattctgCTCCTGCAACTGTTATCAAAACAatacactaagccctcagtgagtaCTAATTTAGCAACCTActgtacttttctaccctaccattaccttttgtgtcactataccccagtccctctagcatgtaagctcatccctctgttcctgtgtgtccaactcgtctggttacaaattcgtgtctgttagtccacccattgtacatcgctacggaacttgttggcgctttataaataaaaaattacttgaaaTAGCCGCTAACTATAGTGACAAAGGTATCATCGCATTTAAGtgcaaacaaagatacaaatctAAAGCAatatatggcacaataggtgaaCGGGTTATAAAGTATAGACAATATGCAGCTGATCCATTCAAGAGTGTTACCCAAGCACAAAACAAGTTGCAGAATGTCCCAATGTATCGCCTATTTTTCTTTCTTGTGCTAAATTCGTGTCTCTACTTTTGTTTGCGCTTATGTGATGCGTTTTGTTAAACTGTATTACCTTTTGTCACTGTAGTTAGTGGATATTTTTTTCATGATGTCATTTAATAAAGGCTTGCTTTCATCTTGATGTGCTGCTAGTTTTACCCATCGAGAAGCCCTTGTTTTCGTACATCTCGTGGTCTGTGCCGAGGTTGCCAACAAAAAACGCACAATACTCATTATAGTTTTTAGCCAAGCTGTAATTCTTATCTGGCAATGTCTCTTCCGTGCTAGTTTTCTGGCTGCActttgattaaataaaaatacttttaactaAATATTTGCTAATTTTGCATGACATGATTGTCTGGGTATTCTAGCTTTCTTTGGTATAAAAGCTTGTTCTGAAGAGGAGGTCTTTTATAGCTCTCACCCCCCTCAAATCTTATATTTTTGAAAGTAGAGCTTCTATCACTTTGTGTACCTTCACTTTTGCAGCAAGTTGATGATGCGGCAATCTCTCTTCCAGAGCATTAAGAAATATCTCAATAAATATTTACAttgtaatagatatatatatattttaaatataagaaaaaggaACTTCTGTCCTGGagtcttttattatttattttaatctctaatttgtgtgtgtgtgtgtgtgtgtgtgtgtatattaatttttttctttaaccccttaaggaccaaacttctggaataaaagggaatcatgacatgtcacacatgtcatgtgtccttaaggggttaaaggagacaCCAGGGCATCTTAATGTAATTAGCATCAGAGATTCTAAAGAGCTTTAAATACATTTGGAAGTGACAACAAATCTAAACAACTACCCCATAGGGGCTGAGGAAATCAATGTTATATAGTTAtgaaggtgtatatatatatatatatatatatatatataatcacctctttattaaaaatacagttttaatacCATTTTGATTGTGCTTCTCACAAGGTAATATATCAATGTTTGAGATTTAATGAATTCTCTGACTGTAAAGACATTGCTGTAACAGCAGGTGATGCTGTGCTACTTTACAGTGTCCCCACCTTGTTTGAGTCATGTGTTTATTTAGATCGTTATACAGGTGTAATTTGCAAGTATTGTTGAGTAAGGGATTTCATCACTTAGAAAGGCACATGAAATAAGTTAATTGTCATTTTAATTAAATCAGTTGGTATAAGGAAGTAACTTGATTAATATTTCCAAGCTTAGAGTGCTTGATGtgttctcttgtttttttttttctgcagatgTGATTTTTGAAGATCCTCTTAACTGATCAGTAAGGATGGTTATAAACGTTTGCCTTCCTCAGTTTAAGCCGAGAATAGTGTGCAgcaaggtaagtgtgtgtgtgtttttttttttttttttttgggagtggGGGAAGTTCTGAATACTTTATTGCTTAGTGACTTCGTTGTATTTACACTTGTTCTGTCTTGCTCACAGTGTTAATttatgaaaagaaaaagttaaaaaaaatttactGTAGTGGTTTTCCAAGATGGTGTCATTGTATTGACGCTGTTGTGGTAATTGCAAAGGATCACTCTTGACTTTATTTTGTTCCATGTATCTTACTTGGAGTAAATGTCCAAGGTGATTTACAAAGATGAATAATTATGCTTGTTGTAAGGGGCTTCCAGAAAATTAAATGTTAGTTTCACAgggaaaaaaaggatttttttttttttttttttttttagcaatttggaTCATGTAGCAGAATAGTAACAAACACAaataatatgagaactctgagaacagacaaaaacGTATAGAAATTCAGTAGCTTACTCTTCACTAAATCCCTGCTCAGGTTTTAAAatggtttttgctcacttgtgccaatgcagagagaacatattctgaagcatatcagactgatcccacccacaagggcagtccagaaccgaaatatCACAAAGTTCTCTCTCAATGGGAAATACAGTAACCCCAAATAGTTTTGGGCTTattcagtgaggtgtagctgatgcaCCTCTAAGCAAAGTAATCACATATAGGTGCAAGCAAAGATACAAATCTATGCacagggtccatgtctggattacccttttttctccattctcagagttcttatAATCTTGGTTTTCGTAGCAGTGACTGAGCAAAATGGTTGTATGGAATATTAATCCTGTCTTCAGTGACTGGGACCACTGCCTTCATCCTCTTCCACATTTGTCTTGGCTTGGGTTACCTGTCTTTGTGGAggaaggtatttcaaatggctcCATCTTCTGAATGGTTGATTTTCATGCATTCTCTGTGTCTACGTTACTGGCTGGCCAGAATATAGGCAGAATGGCACTGCTGTAAGACATGTTATTTTGTGTCCTGTAACGTGTTCATGGTTTCCTCAGCCTGAGCCTCATGTGGAGATGTTGCCCTGGGGATAAAAGTACTGCAGAGGCACTCAATACATGCATCATAAATGGTGTTTACTGGGGCAGTGAATGAttgacatcttttttattttatgtaaaatatattttatacattgttgTATatcctataactgtgtgtgtgtgtgtgtgtatatatcttgtATTTACCACATCTTTATTTCCTTTAGATAAGTGCAGATGGCTATGAAGTGGATAATCTTATCTCAGAGGATCTTGCCAAAAGGAATCGCGGTTTTCGCTGTGAATATTTCATTAAACCCCCCTTACATATAATTATCTATTTTCCCTTTAATGTAGATATATGTAGGATTAATATAGACACCTCATCTGGGGGCCACCATAACTTTTCTGGAATGGACATCTATACATCTGCTTCTGCTATGGGCGACCAGCTTCAAAACAAAGACGACTTTCTGATGGTGGGGAAAGTCTTGCTCAAAAATCAAAgcaaagtaacttttaataatcgAGGCTTTAAGCCCAGGCGCCCATTCCATCAGACAGATTATGTGATGTCTTACCATGGGTCATCATGCCAAGATCTCTGGAGCAAAGGTCCATATTCACTCAGCAGTATTGCCCAGCTAAAGATCTGCATTACTCATGTAGGTGGTGGTGCTCTATGTGCTCTTAAAAGAGTGGAGGTATGGGGCCAGCCATCAAAGACTTGTCCCAAAGAAGTGGTAGAGGGCGTATATCAAGTTGCCTGTTTGAGCCTTCCTAATGGTTTTGGACAacaaaatccttcctccccaATGGAAAGCAACCACATATCTTACATTAACTCTGAAAACGCACAACATGGTCTTGGTGACCTAGCCAATATTCTTCGAGATGTTCCTGAAGAATTTCTGGACCCCATAACACTGGAGATTATGACATTACCCATGCTGCTCCCGTCCGGTAAGGTTATTGACCAAAGCACACTAGATAAATGTAACCAAAGTGAAGCGTCATGGGGCAGGATGCCAAGTGATCCTTTTACAGGGGTACCCTACAGCCAGCAATCTCAACCTGTTTATCACCCAACCCTAAAGGTCAGGATAGACTATTTTCTTCTGCAGCACAGTATTCCAGGGTCTAATATACTGGGAAGAAAACAATCCGGGGCAGTTGTAGCTCCTTCCTCTGTAGCGTTGTCTTCCATGAAAAGAAAAGTTGAgtttatggaagactgtgacaataATGAGGACAATGTACAAACTTATTTTTCTGCTGTAAGTGGACTCAATGCATATACCTCTGATTTTAACACAAAGAAGATGAAAACTGATAATGAATGTCATTCTTCACAGATGGATTGCTCTGCTAGTATTCCAGGTAATGCTGACTTGTTTTATTAATCTGCTTTAACCTACCATGATCTGCTCATTACTACTAATTAAATAAACATAGTTTGTAATAATTTGTTGTTTACATGTTCTTCACGATTATGTAGTTCTCTATATAaaaattacgtttttttttttttggtttttttttaaaccctctctagcagaggtttatgggataagTTTTCTGTGTCCCATCATTAAGAGTGATGATTGGAATTGTGTTTTAAACTGATACCGTGGCTGCTATCACTTTATACCATTTAATGAACCACAGACCATTCCTGCCCAGACTGCGGCTCAGCACTTTTTAGACTGAGCCTTCCCTGTTACCCACTAACACTGCAGACATTTCATGGTCTTTTCACCATTAATAACAAATAAGAATGTCCTACTTTTTCCCAATGTTTCCAGAAAGTAACTCATTTCTTTCACTTTTGTATCCATGCGAACAGATTCTCTATCACATGAGCAAAAGCTGGCACAAAGCCTGGATCTTGCCTTGTCCGCAACGCTTGGCTCCATGCCTTCATACACTGCTAGGTTTACGAAGGGACAGCAGGAGGGAATACCAGTGGAAAGTGCCGTCAATATGCCATGGAATTCATCCTCTGTCATACCTGGTATTCTCTTGGGATATATTGGGAGTTTCTGGGAGCATCCTGGTTGCAGGGAAAATTATACTTGGGTAGCTTTGTAGAAGCACTGCTATGGTGATTACTGCACTATAGAGAACATTAGCAAAATGCTTACATTTTTAGGTCAAACATCTTAATGAATTCTGGTAAAGAATGATTATAGGTATAAAGGACTTTGAGCGAGCATCtacatcagggataggcaactttcggcatccagatgttgtggactacatcccccataaggctcttacacccataatgctggcaaagcatcaaaggaggtgtagtccaaaacatctgcagtgccgaaggttgcctatgcctcaTCTACATAATTtgcagttttttgtgtttttcttcttcttttcactatttattttattatacatactgTTTGAGACTTTGTGGTTATCCTAAGTTTTATGTTCTAGACATACACTTTGGTTGTAATATTTCTGTGTAAAAGGAAAACGTGCTACATAGTCTTCACGataagataaatatatattttgttaatttatataaggttttaaatattttttaaaaggttAGGGTCTATGTACAAAGTACGTAATATAACATTTTAAGGGATTTTAGTATACCAAACCCTGTTCACGACACACTGAATCTCTGCACATTATTTTAGTTACTTCAAGAAAATGTAAAGCGTGCTTCTTCTCAATGACTGCATGGTATATTTAAGAATGATGAAATATGACTCTTTGCTAAAGGAGTTGCCCTTTGCTGGAAGTATAAACTTGCTTATCTATTTGATTTTATACTGATATTTCAGGATGTTCATTTGTATTTAGTTTTctcatttctctttcttttccaGAGCAAAATCGAAGTGCTTTGATCCAAGGATGTGCCTCCTGCTTGCGGACATTTTCGCTTTACTGCAAGACTGAGCCAATCTATCAACTTTCATGCGGACATCTCATGTGTCGGCCATGCTTGTCTGAAAAACAAAAGtcacacactattgtgtgcatGAATTGTAACCGGTCAGTTGCTACTCGAGATGTCCTGAGAGTCCACCTCTAAGTTCCACAGTAAAGAGCGCCATTGCTGTATTCCAACAGGAGTACCACCTTCAGATCCCTGTGCGTACCGTACTTCAAGGATACCACGCTTAAACCTAATGACCCTTGCTGCTAATCTCTGAAAACTAATGCTTATTTACTTAGAGGGTCCGTTTTGAGACTGAATCTTTGCTGAGGAACTACCAGTCGTAGCATGTTAGAGGTGGGAGACCTTCCTTGCTGACTGGTCCATTTTGTGTTTACAATGAGATTACTCATTACATGTACTAGCTTAAAATGAGGATGAGCTTAAGGAACGTTCTATAATGGAAATAAGGGCACTTCTATAACTTGTACCATGCTCTGTCCCCTTATGGCTAGTGTGCTTCTATATGGTTCCTGTATTTTGTATGCCTGTTAAAGCATACAGGCCTTGTTACTTAGTAGATAAGTTTCCTCAAGTGATTCTTCTTGTAATGTTATAACTGCAGTAATTGGGCAGTACTCCTATACAAACTGCCTTTGTCTTCCTGTAACAGACACTTGATTGCCTTCCAGTTAGTCCCATTTTGGTAGAATCGCAGAGAGAAATTTGATCTGAATTTCCAGATCTTTGTCACGGTCTTTGGTTACTGGTGTGGTTGGATCTTCAGAGTGCTTCCTGTTAAAATTTGCCTTTCATAATAGAGTGACATGGTCTATTATTCGTATATTTAGGTTTTCCCATTCCTAATATGGCCTCTAACAGAAGTATACATATTTTCTCTCCGTCATCAGGACAGCATTTCCTGGCACTTGGTTGCTGACTTAACAGCTGTTGAAGTTTTCTTGTCATTTTTAGTGATTCCTGTTAACGGCAGTTAAACAAACCATCAGATCtgtgtattttttaatgtttacacGTATTTGTTTTGCCAATCAAATATATGTATTCAATGGGGggacatttataaaagtgtcaaagaaGTGAGGCAATTTTCAGAAACTCTGAATTACCATGAAAACCCTTTTTCCTACTGAATCCACTGGTTTTCATGGAGATCGTTTGTGCATGTTTACAACTTTGTCCCAATTTTACTTTTGTGCCTATTTTCCCTGTTATGTATTGGTTCATTCCCCGTCCAGTAtatgacagagcagaatagtttAAGAAACTACCAAAAACAGAATACTGCTTTGTGGGAGTTCACATTCCCcaattattaaagtgacactccactttttttttatttatttttttgaagcgAAATATATTAAAAACTAATAGTTCTAAACCTTTCTTTCCTGGCACGTGAACTTCATAAAGTGAGGTCTTCTTCTAGGCAGAAGTGATTGAGTGGTTCTAACTAATCACTGGTTTTgcattgttttctatagaataacctttgtgtgtgtgcatttgaatGAGTGGAGCCTGCTTACCAATTTACTGTAGAGCCTGAAGCTCCTTTGCACTTGGGTAAAATATATGGTAATCAaccgcagtttttttttttttttctcgtttatTACTAAGGTGATGTACTGTGCTTATGTCTTAAAAAGGGTACCGTGATACGCTTCCAGCTAGATGTCACAACATATTCTATTGAGTAAGATTAGGAATTTAAGGattcgttttgttttttttttgtatctttttaatatTGCAGtatgtattgtaaaaaaaaaagagagagagaaaatagctTGACGTGCCAGCATCATTTTTTGACCAGAATAATAAGCATATTTTTTCCAACTACACAAATGAGAAAATATTTGCTAGATAAACAAACTGCCCatctcttcttttttctttttatatatatatatatttttttttttctggaggaGGAATTCAGCCAGATGTATGAATATTGTACCTTCAGCTTAAATGGAatctccagtgtcaggaaaacaatccgttttcctggcactagaggttccctctccctcccaccccccaaaccctttcagtcacttacctgaggcagtgacgatgtctcatcctccgcgccgctcctcctactgtctccgtccgccggtgggcgagactgatcccgttcacaggccggggagacctaatgcgcatgcgcattagcgctccccataggaaagcatttaaaaagaatttcaatgctttcctatggggaaatgagcgacgctggaggtcctcacacagcgtgaagacgtccagcgacgctctagcaaagaaaatctttgctataaatcaggaagttccctctagtggctgtctagtggctGTGGAGTTAACCCTTTTTCAAATTTGTTTGAGTCACTGCCAAATTCTTGGAAAAAAACAGTGCGTGGCCAAGcacttgaattaaaaaaaaaaaaaacgtatgtgcaattaaaataaagcactTTGTATATTGAGTGTAGGAATCTGTGTATCTGgatattgtattttatgttgttttttttttggtgatctGCACAAATCAATCTTTATTACACAAGTCAGAAAAATACTAATGCCAATATGCTACTTCCACTTAAATTTGctgattttagtaaatattccaaTGCACATTCTAAAGGAGATTTCAGCGTGCAAATGATTTCTTTACTGTTCCAATCGAGTGATGGGAAAGTAGAAATATCATGCGAAGCATGTATCAAGCTTGAATAAGTGTGATATACCTGTGAAAATAACTGAACAGTTAAAATCCTCATTTAAAGACTGCTATATTAGAGAGCACTCAGACtttttgagatttttattttgttttctaactTTAAACGAgctgtttcatttttatttattgtttttacaaaTTGTTAATTTCTGATGAAAACAAAAGTGCTGGGAGTTCTGTAGTGCTTCCCATGGCACTAGTTTTGAGTTAACTCGTTAACTCACCGAAAAAAATATTCTCCCATCCTTTACACATGTTTAAGACACAGGCTGGTATTACTGGTCCTCAAGACTAAAATCTACATGGGTTCTTGCACCCATTATTGACAGCTGGTCTTCTCAGAGCTATTTATGAAGTGCAGAAGTGACAACTTAAACACTAAACCATTTCTCTAAGGATTTTATTATGCCTTCAGAAAAATCCTTAAGGAGTTTAACATAAACCATACTTGCGCCAAGTGTCCACGAACACAGTCATCCGGGCACCCCAGCAATCCAGGATGTAGGTGTTTTCCAAATTCCCTCCTATACAGACAGAAACTTGAAACCTCTGTGGAAATTGAACTATCGGCTGTGAACTACCAAACTAACCAGCTGTATTCTCCAGTTCTGTGGTTGAGTTAGCTTACCAATACTTGTTTTGAAATGGTTTACGGATGTGTGCAGCTGTTTTATTGACTGTGTGGAATGTATTGACTTATTTAATTTGTCTTTTAAATTATGTTCTATTTCCCCTTAATAGTCCACAGATGCACCCTTACATATACTGAAATCTCCTTTTATTGTGCCTTCCTGTAAGTTGGTTCTGTTAAAGGCCAAATTATTTCACAAGCAGACATGTTCTCGTAAGGTTAATACATTTATATTGTGAAAATGTGACCTTTTTCCTTCTTCAAAGTGTTACAAACAATCGGTCTCAAGAAAGAGCGTCTAATTTTGGAGGATTGTTTCCAAACGTATTGTCTGAAAGATCTAAAACAGTTTAACTCTGTTGTGTAAAATGGATGACAACCGATTTGGTGTAAATTTATGccttattaaagatttagcaaagtcTTTTTTTGGCTTTTGGCTTTTCTTTGACAGCACCTGTTCTGTGAATA
Above is a genomic segment from Pelobates fuscus isolate aPelFus1 chromosome 6, aPelFus1.pri, whole genome shotgun sequence containing:
- the UBOX5 gene encoding RING finger protein 37 — translated: MVINVCLPQFKPRIVCSKISADGYEVDNLISEDLAKRNRGFRCEYFIKPPLHIIIYFPFNVDICRINIDTSSGGHHNFSGMDIYTSASAMGDQLQNKDDFLMVGKVLLKNQSKVTFNNRGFKPRRPFHQTDYVMSYHGSSCQDLWSKGPYSLSSIAQLKICITHVGGGALCALKRVEVWGQPSKTCPKEVVEGVYQVACLSLPNGFGQQNPSSPMESNHISYINSENAQHGLGDLANILRDVPEEFLDPITLEIMTLPMLLPSGKVIDQSTLDKCNQSEASWGRMPSDPFTGVPYSQQSQPVYHPTLKVRIDYFLLQHSIPGSNILGRKQSGAVVAPSSVALSSMKRKVEFMEDCDNNEDNVQTYFSAVSGLNAYTSDFNTKKMKTDNECHSSQMDCSASIPDSLSHEQKLAQSLDLALSATLGSMPSYTARFTKGQQEGIPVESAVNMPWNSSSVIPEQNRSALIQGCASCLRTFSLYCKTEPIYQLSCGHLMCRPCLSEKQKSHTIVCMNCNRSVATRDVLRVHL